A genomic window from Vitis riparia cultivar Riparia Gloire de Montpellier isolate 1030 chromosome 16, EGFV_Vit.rip_1.0, whole genome shotgun sequence includes:
- the LOC117933524 gene encoding CEN-like protein 1, translating to MSVTYNSNKQVANGHELMPSVVTAKPRVEVGGEDLRAAYTLIMTDPDAPSPSDPYLKEHLHWIVADIPGTTDASFGKEIVSYEPPKPVIGIHRYAFILFKQRGRETVMPPASRDHFNTRKLQKTTV from the exons ATGAGTGTCACTTACAACTCCAATAAGCAAGTTGCCAATGGCCATGAGCTGATGCCCTCTGTTGTTACTGCTAAACCTAGAGTGGAGGTTGGTGGTGAAGACTTAAGGGCTGCTTATACCCTA ATCATGACAGACCCGGATGCTCCAAGCCCTAGTGATCCATACCTTAAAGAACATCTTCACTG GATTGTGGCTGACATTCCCGGTACCACTGATGCTTCCTTTG GAAAAGAAATTGTGAGCTACGAGCCCCCAAAGCCGGTAATTGGCATCCACAGATATGCGTTCATCTTGTTTAAGCAGAGAGGAAGAGAAACCGTGATGCCACCAGCTTCAAGAGACCATTTCAACACAAGGAAGTTGCAGAAGACAACGGTTTAG